One region of Glutamicibacter sp. B1 genomic DNA includes:
- a CDS encoding DUF948 domain-containing protein: MSGSDIAGLIAAGAFVVLVVLLAVPIIKLGKVFDELRSTIKDVSDGTTPLLGEVANTVATTNDQLKKVDTITTNVSDTTANVSALSSLVAATVGKPLIKVAAFTEGVKAAMNTKPSGKARRSR, encoded by the coding sequence ATGTCGGGTTCGGATATTGCAGGGCTCATCGCCGCCGGCGCGTTTGTAGTACTAGTAGTGCTACTGGCCGTTCCGATCATCAAGTTGGGCAAGGTGTTCGACGAGCTTCGCAGCACGATCAAAGACGTGTCCGACGGAACCACCCCGTTGCTAGGGGAAGTTGCCAACACCGTGGCAACCACCAACGACCAGCTCAAAAAGGTCGATACGATCACCACCAACGTTTCTGATACCACCGCCAATGTTTCCGCATTGTCTTCACTGGTCGCTGCCACCGTTGGCAAGCCACTGATCAAGGTGGCCGCGTTCACCGAAGGCGTGAAGGCCGCAATGAACACCAAGCCAAGCGGTAAGGCACGCCGTAGCCGTTAA
- a CDS encoding RelA/SpoT family protein, with product MANTSNLNNSKRRSISRLVRFAGRGSTPSTSPTLEPLLRTVKSKHPRADLDLLVHAYEVAEKYHEGQKRKSGDPYITHPVAVATILAEMGMTGAILAAALLHDTVEDTEYSLESVQKEFSEEIAMLVDGVTKLDKVTYGEAAPAETVRKMVVAMSRDIRVLLIKLADRLHNARTWRYVSQESSSRKAKETLEIFAPLAHRLGMNTVKWELEDLSFAALHPKVYQEIVRMVGDRTPEREKYLSSIRETLSGDLGKVDINATVSGRPKHYYSIYQKMIVRGKDFDDIHDLMGVRILVDTVKDCYGALGVVHAEWNPLPNRFKDYIAIPKLNLYQSLHTTVMGPEGKPVEIQIRTHDMHVRAEYGVAAHFQYKHGQNANSMLSPEQNMDWLRSLMEWQADTTDSEEFLDGLRYTISSAEVYVFTPKGDIMSLPVGATPVDFAYSIHTDVGHRTIGSRVNGKLVPLHTELKQGDVVEVFTSKAEGAGPSQDWQNFVKSPRAKAKIRGYFSKERREEAIEKGKELLTKELRRNHLPLQKLMTHDLLTAVANELHHTDISALYQSVGDGHTSAQNVIEHLTALIGPPEAEQVDEEAVVRPSAPSPTTGNEAGVIVEGVGDVLVKLARCCTPVPPDEIQGFVTRGAGVSVHRADCLNLTQLSNQPDRLVNVTWAAKHHGVFLVEIQVEALDRKSLLSDVTRILSESHLNILSASVQTSKDRVALSRFSFEMGDPKFLSHVLNQVRRIDGVYDVYRTTAGSRR from the coding sequence ATGGCAAATACGTCAAACCTGAACAATTCGAAACGACGCTCAATTTCCCGTTTAGTACGCTTTGCAGGTCGCGGGAGCACCCCGAGTACTTCGCCCACACTTGAGCCACTGCTTCGTACCGTAAAATCCAAACATCCACGTGCGGATCTGGATCTGCTGGTCCATGCCTACGAAGTCGCAGAAAAGTACCATGAGGGTCAAAAACGCAAAAGCGGTGACCCCTACATCACTCACCCGGTAGCTGTTGCGACTATTCTGGCCGAAATGGGAATGACCGGCGCAATTCTTGCCGCCGCCCTGTTGCATGACACAGTTGAAGATACCGAATACTCTCTGGAATCGGTTCAGAAGGAATTCTCCGAAGAAATCGCCATGCTGGTAGATGGCGTCACAAAACTCGACAAGGTCACCTACGGTGAAGCGGCCCCGGCCGAAACCGTACGCAAGATGGTCGTCGCAATGTCGCGCGACATCCGCGTCCTGCTGATCAAGCTAGCCGACCGCCTGCACAATGCTCGCACCTGGCGCTACGTCTCTCAAGAATCTTCATCGCGCAAAGCCAAAGAGACCTTGGAAATTTTTGCCCCATTGGCGCATCGCCTGGGCATGAACACCGTGAAATGGGAACTTGAAGACCTATCCTTCGCGGCTCTACATCCAAAGGTTTACCAAGAAATCGTTCGCATGGTGGGGGATCGCACCCCGGAACGAGAAAAGTATCTCTCATCTATTCGCGAGACTCTTTCGGGCGACCTAGGCAAGGTCGATATCAACGCCACGGTCTCGGGGCGTCCGAAGCACTACTACTCGATCTATCAGAAGATGATTGTTCGAGGTAAAGATTTTGACGACATCCATGACCTGATGGGCGTTCGAATCCTCGTTGATACCGTCAAAGACTGTTATGGCGCGCTGGGCGTAGTTCACGCCGAGTGGAATCCATTGCCAAACCGCTTCAAAGACTACATCGCTATTCCGAAGCTGAACCTGTATCAGTCACTGCACACCACGGTGATGGGCCCCGAGGGTAAGCCTGTCGAGATCCAGATTCGCACGCACGACATGCACGTTCGTGCTGAGTACGGTGTGGCAGCGCACTTCCAGTACAAGCATGGGCAGAACGCCAACTCGATGCTCTCGCCAGAGCAGAATATGGACTGGCTGCGTTCCTTGATGGAATGGCAGGCCGATACCACTGACTCTGAAGAATTCCTTGATGGACTGCGCTACACGATCAGTTCAGCCGAGGTTTATGTCTTCACCCCGAAGGGCGACATCATGTCGCTGCCAGTGGGTGCAACACCGGTGGACTTCGCGTATTCCATCCATACTGACGTAGGACACCGCACCATTGGTAGCCGCGTCAACGGCAAACTGGTGCCACTGCATACTGAGCTTAAACAAGGCGACGTGGTCGAGGTATTTACCTCGAAGGCGGAAGGCGCGGGCCCATCCCAGGACTGGCAAAACTTTGTTAAGTCACCTCGTGCTAAGGCCAAGATCCGTGGCTACTTCTCTAAAGAACGTCGCGAAGAAGCCATCGAAAAGGGCAAGGAGCTTCTGACCAAGGAGCTGCGTCGCAATCATCTGCCGCTGCAGAAGTTGATGACTCATGATCTACTGACCGCGGTGGCCAACGAACTTCACCATACGGACATTTCAGCCCTGTATCAGTCGGTGGGCGATGGGCATACCAGCGCACAGAATGTTATCGAGCATCTGACCGCCCTCATTGGCCCTCCAGAAGCCGAGCAGGTTGATGAGGAAGCCGTAGTCCGTCCGAGCGCTCCGAGCCCCACCACGGGCAACGAGGCAGGCGTGATTGTTGAGGGCGTTGGCGATGTTCTGGTGAAACTGGCTCGTTGCTGTACTCCGGTGCCACCGGATGAGATCCAAGGCTTTGTGACCCGCGGTGCTGGGGTGTCCGTGCACCGTGCTGACTGCCTGAACCTCACGCAACTTTCCAACCAACCCGACCGACTGGTCAATGTTACTTGGGCGGCGAAGCATCACGGTGTCTTCTTGGTCGAAATCCAGGTTGAAGCGCTGGACCGCAAATCTTTGCTCTCCGATGTCACCCGCATCTTGTCCGAGAGCCACCTGAACATCCTGTCAGCATCGGTGCAGACCAGTAAGGATCGAGTCGCGTTGTCCCGCTTCTCCTTCGAAATGGGCGACCCTAAGTTCTTGAGCCACGTGCTGAACCAGGTGCGTCGAATTGATGGCGTCTACGACGTGTACCGCACGACCGCAGGTTCACGCCGCTAG
- a CDS encoding PadR family transcriptional regulator, giving the protein MASKSRFPASWQRAMLPLLLLDQLDAGPAHGYAIAKALTDRGFDPLKGATLYPALAKLEASGVVSTTWEEGQGGPGRKVYELTDVGRTELAEQKLLFSGFAQLVTNSER; this is encoded by the coding sequence ATGGCATCAAAATCACGCTTTCCCGCGAGCTGGCAACGAGCCATGTTGCCGCTGCTCTTGCTTGACCAGCTCGATGCCGGCCCCGCCCATGGCTACGCCATAGCCAAGGCACTGACCGACAGGGGATTCGACCCACTCAAGGGTGCAACCCTCTATCCCGCCCTAGCCAAGCTCGAGGCATCCGGCGTGGTCAGCACCACTTGGGAAGAGGGGCAGGGCGGTCCCGGGCGTAAAGTGTACGAACTGACCGATGTCGGTCGCACCGAGCTTGCCGAGCAAAAACTACTATTTAGTGGCTTTGCCCAACTGGTTACAAACAGTGAGAGATGA
- the rpsD gene encoding 30S ribosomal protein S4, protein MANARARRTVRLSRALGLALTPKAEKYMERRPYGPGQHGRARKKQDSDYAVRLREKQRLRAQYGIREVQMLNAFKEAKRLGGQTGDNLLALLESRLDALVLRAGFARTIQQARQLVVHRHILVNGQRVDRPSFKVQPGQLIHVHEKSEKMVPFQMAAAGEHAKVLPAVPSYLDVKLEALQATFVRTPERAEIPVTCEENLVVEYYAR, encoded by the coding sequence ATGGCTAACGCCCGTGCCCGCCGCACCGTACGCCTTTCGCGTGCGCTCGGCCTTGCATTGACCCCTAAAGCTGAAAAGTACATGGAGCGCCGTCCATACGGTCCAGGCCAGCATGGCCGCGCCCGTAAGAAGCAGGACAGCGACTACGCAGTACGTCTGCGCGAGAAGCAGCGTCTGCGTGCCCAGTACGGCATCCGCGAAGTTCAGATGCTGAACGCATTCAAGGAAGCAAAGCGCCTCGGCGGCCAGACCGGTGACAACCTGCTGGCACTGCTCGAGTCCCGCTTGGACGCCCTGGTTCTGCGTGCAGGCTTCGCCCGCACCATCCAGCAGGCTCGCCAGCTGGTCGTGCACCGCCACATCCTGGTCAACGGCCAGCGTGTAGACCGCCCTTCCTTCAAGGTACAGCCGGGTCAGCTGATCCACGTACACGAGAAGAGCGAAAAGATGGTTCCATTCCAGATGGCTGCAGCCGGTGAGCACGCTAAGGTGCTGCCAGCTGTTCCTAGCTACCTGGACGTAAAGCTGGAAGCCCTTCAGGCTACCTTCGTGCGCACCCCAGAGCGCGCCGAAATCCCAGTGACCTGCGAAGAGAACCTCGTGGTCGAGTACTACGCACGCTAA
- a CDS encoding DUF349 domain-containing protein, translated as MTTSQQSDDSQKTPLPQAQKPAAKPVVAPSVAHTTPLDEAAKFARVTEDGHVFVIIDGAEFPVGQYPDATQEEALGYFVRKYDDALSQLMLLEQRVVAKAPAGELGKAVQALSATVAERHMVGDIPALESRLENVRVAVESLSAEQRKAHDAARAEQLATREAIVEQAEAMAAKRPEQIQWKTASASMNELFEQWKASQRSSVRLPRATEDALWKRFRAARTTFDRHRRAYFSQLDSTNASAKAVKEELIARAEALQSSTDWAATAAEYRKLMDEWKKSRRASRKDDDQLWGRFRAAQDVFFQARAAANAKIDEEYSQNLVVKEALLEEARALLPIKDLAAAKAKLDSIRDRWESAGKVPRNDLQRIESALRQVEDAVKGAEDEQWRRSNPETKARSNSMLSQLQDTISALEEDLAAAQAKGNAKQIAAAQEALDARRMWLNTLEKSAADFQ; from the coding sequence GTGACCACCAGTCAGCAATCCGACGACAGCCAGAAGACCCCTTTGCCGCAGGCGCAGAAGCCTGCTGCAAAACCGGTTGTAGCGCCGAGCGTCGCACACACCACTCCCCTCGATGAAGCGGCTAAATTTGCCCGAGTGACCGAAGACGGGCACGTCTTTGTCATCATTGATGGCGCGGAGTTCCCAGTGGGTCAGTACCCAGATGCCACGCAGGAAGAAGCCTTGGGTTACTTCGTGCGTAAATATGACGATGCCCTCTCGCAGTTGATGCTGCTGGAGCAGCGTGTCGTTGCTAAGGCGCCAGCCGGAGAGCTGGGCAAGGCTGTTCAGGCTCTGTCGGCGACTGTCGCAGAACGTCATATGGTCGGCGACATCCCGGCCCTCGAGTCACGTCTGGAAAATGTTCGTGTTGCCGTGGAGAGCCTCTCCGCCGAGCAGCGCAAGGCTCACGATGCCGCCCGCGCCGAGCAGTTGGCCACCCGCGAAGCCATCGTTGAGCAAGCAGAAGCAATGGCTGCCAAGCGTCCCGAGCAGATTCAGTGGAAGACCGCATCGGCCTCCATGAATGAATTGTTTGAGCAGTGGAAGGCATCCCAGCGTTCTTCGGTCCGTCTACCACGGGCAACCGAGGACGCGTTGTGGAAGCGATTCCGTGCCGCTCGCACCACCTTCGACCGTCATCGTCGTGCGTACTTCTCGCAGCTTGATTCGACCAATGCGTCGGCCAAGGCTGTGAAGGAAGAACTGATCGCCCGCGCAGAAGCGTTGCAGAGCTCGACCGATTGGGCTGCTACTGCCGCCGAATACCGCAAGCTCATGGATGAGTGGAAGAAGTCTCGTCGCGCCTCCCGCAAGGATGATGATCAGCTGTGGGGCCGTTTCCGCGCCGCCCAGGACGTGTTCTTCCAGGCTCGTGCTGCAGCAAACGCCAAGATCGACGAAGAATACTCGCAGAACCTCGTGGTGAAGGAAGCACTGCTCGAGGAAGCTCGTGCATTGTTGCCGATCAAGGATCTAGCAGCGGCCAAGGCCAAGCTGGATTCCATCCGCGACCGGTGGGAATCAGCCGGCAAGGTGCCTCGCAACGATCTGCAGCGCATCGAATCCGCACTGCGTCAGGTAGAAGACGCTGTGAAGGGTGCTGAAGATGAGCAGTGGCGCCGATCCAACCCTGAGACCAAGGCTCGCTCTAACTCGATGCTCAGCCAGTTGCAGGACACGATTTCTGCACTGGAAGAAGATCTTGCCGCAGCTCAGGCTAAGGGCAATGCCAAGCAGATCGCAGCAGCCCAGGAAGCCCTGGATGCTCGTCGTATGTGGCTGAACACTCTGGAAAAGTCTGCAGCAGACTTCCAGTAA
- the aspS gene encoding aspartate--tRNA ligase, which translates to MLRTHQLGVLNAEHIGQQVTLTGWVARRRDHGGVAFLDLRDASGVAQVVVRDEEDFHPLRNEFVLQIVGTVERRPEGNENPNLPTGEIEVIADTVTVLNTAAPLPFQVDEHVEVGEEARLRHRYLDLRRPTPARNIRLRSEANRVARNLLHDQGYIEIETPTLTRSTPEGARDFVVPARLTPGSWYALPQSPQLFKQLLQVGGFEKYYQIARCYRDEDFRADRQPEFTQLDIEASFVDEDDIIELGEKLVKELWSLIDVQVPTPIRRMAYSEAMAKYGSDKPDLRFGLELTEMTEYFANTSFKVFQSEYVGAVVMPGGASQPRRTLDAWQEFAKQRGAKGLAYVLIKEDGELAGPVAKNLSDEEKAGLAEATGAQAGDCIFFSAGKKNESRALLGSVRVEIGHRTGLIKDGDWAFVWIVDAPMFEAASDAVASGDVAVGAGAWTAVHHAFTSPKPEFMDTFDTDPGSALSYAYDIVCNGNEIGGGSIRIHQRDVQERVFKVMGVTQEQADTQFGFLLEGFKYGAPPHGGIALGWDRVLQLLTNSESIRDVIAFPKTGGGFDPLTQAPAPITPQQRKEAGIDFKPEKKKAEETEKAEAEAK; encoded by the coding sequence GTGCTACGCACTCATCAGCTGGGCGTCTTGAACGCTGAGCACATTGGACAGCAGGTCACCCTCACCGGCTGGGTCGCCCGTCGCCGTGACCACGGTGGTGTCGCCTTCTTGGATTTGCGTGATGCCTCGGGCGTAGCCCAGGTTGTCGTACGCGATGAAGAGGACTTCCACCCGCTGCGCAATGAGTTCGTGCTGCAGATCGTCGGTACCGTCGAGCGCCGCCCGGAAGGCAACGAGAACCCGAACCTGCCTACCGGCGAAATCGAGGTTATCGCTGATACCGTGACGGTGCTGAACACCGCCGCACCACTGCCTTTCCAGGTTGACGAGCATGTTGAGGTTGGCGAGGAAGCACGCCTGCGCCACCGCTACCTGGACTTGCGCCGCCCAACCCCGGCCCGCAACATCCGTCTGCGCTCCGAGGCCAACCGCGTGGCACGCAACCTGCTGCACGATCAGGGCTACATCGAGATCGAGACCCCAACCCTGACTCGCTCCACCCCAGAAGGTGCCCGCGACTTCGTCGTACCGGCACGTCTGACCCCGGGCAGCTGGTACGCATTGCCACAGTCCCCACAGTTGTTCAAGCAGCTGCTGCAGGTCGGCGGTTTCGAAAAGTACTACCAGATCGCTCGTTGCTACCGCGATGAGGACTTCCGTGCTGACCGTCAGCCAGAGTTCACCCAGCTGGATATTGAAGCATCGTTCGTTGACGAAGATGACATCATCGAGCTCGGCGAAAAGCTGGTCAAGGAACTGTGGAGCCTGATCGACGTTCAGGTCCCAACCCCGATCCGTCGTATGGCGTACTCGGAAGCTATGGCTAAGTACGGTTCGGACAAGCCGGACCTGCGCTTCGGTCTGGAACTGACCGAAATGACCGAGTACTTCGCAAACACCTCCTTCAAGGTCTTCCAGTCCGAGTATGTGGGTGCTGTAGTCATGCCTGGCGGCGCGTCCCAGCCACGTCGTACCCTGGATGCTTGGCAGGAATTTGCTAAGCAGCGCGGTGCCAAGGGCTTGGCTTATGTGCTCATCAAGGAAGACGGCGAACTGGCTGGCCCAGTGGCAAAGAACCTCTCCGATGAAGAGAAGGCCGGTCTGGCCGAAGCCACCGGCGCACAGGCTGGCGACTGCATCTTCTTCTCCGCTGGCAAGAAGAACGAGTCTCGTGCCCTGCTTGGCTCGGTTCGTGTTGAAATCGGTCACCGCACCGGTTTGATCAAGGACGGCGACTGGGCTTTCGTCTGGATCGTTGACGCACCAATGTTCGAGGCTGCTTCCGATGCTGTTGCCTCCGGCGACGTCGCTGTGGGAGCCGGCGCATGGACCGCGGTACACCACGCGTTTACCAGCCCTAAGCCAGAGTTCATGGACACCTTCGACACCGATCCAGGTTCGGCACTGTCCTACGCTTACGACATCGTCTGCAACGGCAATGAAATTGGTGGCGGCTCGATCCGTATCCACCAGCGTGACGTTCAGGAACGTGTCTTCAAGGTCATGGGCGTAACTCAGGAGCAGGCCGACACTCAGTTCGGCTTCCTGCTTGAGGGCTTCAAGTACGGCGCCCCACCACATGGCGGCATCGCACTGGGTTGGGACCGTGTACTGCAGTTGCTGACCAACTCCGAGTCCATCCGCGACGTCATCGCCTTCCCGAAGACCGGTGGCGGATTCGATCCACTGACCCAGGCTCCTGCGCCGATCACCCCGCAGCAGCGTAAGGAAGCTGGCATCGACTTCAAGCCTGAGAAGAAGAAGGCTGAAGAGACCGAGAAGGCTGAGGCAGAGGCCAAGTAG
- the hisS gene encoding histidine--tRNA ligase has protein sequence MARKASLSGFPEWLPAERAVEQHVLDTLRHVFELHGFANIETRAVETRAQLLRKGEIDKEVYGLSRLAAEDDKNDPNALALHFDLTVPFARYVVENAGYLAFPFRRYQMQKVWRGERPQDGRFREFTQADIDVVGDGTLPFSYDVELALTIADALSALPIGDFRLRVNNRKLAEGFYRGLGLEDPDAVLRAIDKLEKIGDEAVAKILMEEVGATREQAEAALALAKIRTMDTSFVEQVRALGVTHELLDTGLDELSQVIDAASKRAPGKVMADLSIARGLDYYTGTVYETVLVGHESLGSICSGGRYESLASKGKKNYPGVGLSIGVTRLISRILAEEVVTASRSVPSVVYVTLANDESWHEAQDVAAQLRERGIACEVAASAEKFGKQIKFADRRGIPFVWFTRADGTHEVKDIRSGQQVAADPQSWMPEAEDLKISIR, from the coding sequence ATGGCACGCAAGGCCTCACTATCAGGTTTCCCGGAATGGCTTCCAGCTGAACGGGCTGTTGAACAGCACGTACTGGACACCTTGCGTCATGTTTTTGAACTACATGGATTCGCCAATATTGAAACCCGTGCAGTAGAAACCCGCGCCCAGTTATTGCGCAAGGGTGAAATCGACAAGGAAGTCTACGGACTCTCGCGTCTGGCAGCCGAGGATGACAAGAACGATCCGAACGCGCTGGCACTGCACTTCGACCTCACCGTGCCTTTTGCTCGTTACGTGGTGGAAAACGCTGGTTATCTAGCATTCCCATTCCGTCGTTACCAGATGCAGAAGGTCTGGCGTGGAGAACGCCCACAAGACGGTCGCTTCCGCGAATTCACCCAGGCAGACATCGACGTTGTGGGCGATGGCACCTTGCCATTTAGCTACGACGTGGAGCTGGCACTAACCATCGCCGACGCACTCTCAGCCCTACCGATCGGTGATTTCCGCTTGCGCGTGAATAACCGCAAGCTCGCCGAGGGCTTCTACCGCGGACTGGGTCTGGAAGATCCAGATGCCGTCTTGCGCGCTATCGACAAGTTGGAAAAGATCGGTGATGAGGCTGTTGCAAAGATCCTGATGGAAGAAGTTGGTGCAACCCGCGAACAAGCTGAGGCCGCCTTGGCCCTGGCGAAGATCCGCACCATGGACACCAGCTTCGTCGAACAGGTCCGCGCCCTCGGCGTCACCCACGAACTTTTGGACACCGGCCTGGATGAGCTCTCGCAGGTCATTGATGCAGCGTCCAAGCGTGCCCCCGGTAAGGTCATGGCTGACCTGTCGATCGCTCGAGGTCTGGACTACTACACCGGCACCGTGTACGAAACCGTGCTGGTGGGCCACGAGTCACTCGGTTCGATTTGCTCTGGCGGTCGCTATGAATCACTGGCCTCTAAGGGCAAGAAGAACTACCCGGGTGTGGGCCTGTCCATCGGCGTAACCCGCCTGATTTCACGCATCTTGGCTGAAGAAGTTGTTACCGCCAGCCGTAGCGTACCGTCAGTGGTATATGTCACGCTGGCTAATGACGAATCCTGGCACGAAGCGCAGGATGTCGCCGCCCAGCTGCGCGAACGCGGTATCGCTTGTGAGGTGGCAGCCAGCGCTGAGAAGTTCGGTAAGCAGATCAAATTTGCTGATCGTCGCGGGATTCCGTTTGTCTGGTTCACCCGCGCCGATGGTACTCACGAGGTCAAGGACATCCGCTCCGGGCAGCAGGTTGCCGCCGACCCACAGTCGTGGATGCCCGAGGCCGAGGACCTGAAGATCTCCATCCGTTAG
- a CDS encoding replication-associated recombination protein A, protein MSDLFDALDDDDFVAERNGGGINRPRPPLAVRMRPRTLDELVGQQHLLGPGSPLRQLAEHPETGPAGPASVILYGPPGIGKTTIAHVIARATDRKFVELSAITAGVKDVRRVIEQAKDDRDLRGLTTVLFLDEIHRFNKAQQDALLPGVENRVVVLVAATTENPSFSVISPLLSRSLLLTLRPLTDGDLAELLDRAVDDERGFDGQVELDDEQRDAIVRLAQGDARRSLTVLEAAGAVAWNAAGKDVEPPVKITQDHVQLAMDQAVQRYDKDGDQHYDIISAFIKSIRGSDVDAALHYLARMLSAGEDPRFIARRLMISASEDIGMADPTALPLAVAAAQSVQLTGMPEARIMLGQATVHLATAPKSNASYNAINAALADVSEGKGSLVPDHLRDAHYPGAKQLGHGVGYIYAHDAPHSIAAQQYLPDDLVGTNYYDPTVNGAEKTIGPRLARLREIIRGKDPKRGQRRR, encoded by the coding sequence GTGAGCGATTTGTTCGATGCCCTAGATGACGATGACTTTGTCGCCGAGCGTAACGGCGGTGGGATTAACCGTCCACGCCCTCCCTTGGCTGTTCGCATGCGCCCGCGCACCCTCGACGAACTGGTCGGCCAGCAACATCTGCTCGGCCCCGGATCACCCTTGCGTCAACTGGCTGAACATCCCGAGACCGGTCCGGCAGGACCTGCCAGCGTCATCCTGTATGGGCCACCGGGGATCGGCAAAACCACCATCGCGCACGTCATTGCCCGAGCCACCGACCGCAAATTCGTGGAGCTCTCGGCCATTACCGCCGGCGTGAAAGACGTCCGACGGGTCATCGAACAGGCCAAGGACGACCGTGATTTACGCGGACTGACCACCGTGCTGTTCCTCGACGAGATCCACCGCTTTAACAAAGCCCAGCAGGACGCGCTGCTGCCCGGAGTGGAAAATCGTGTGGTCGTGCTGGTGGCGGCCACCACCGAGAACCCCTCCTTCTCGGTCATCTCGCCACTACTCTCTCGTTCCCTGCTGCTGACCCTGCGCCCACTGACCGATGGGGATCTGGCAGAACTGCTGGATCGCGCAGTGGACGATGAACGCGGGTTCGACGGCCAGGTAGAACTGGATGACGAGCAGCGCGACGCCATTGTCCGCCTAGCTCAGGGCGATGCTCGCCGTTCACTGACTGTCTTAGAAGCCGCCGGTGCGGTCGCCTGGAACGCCGCAGGTAAAGACGTCGAACCACCGGTGAAGATCACACAGGATCACGTTCAGCTGGCCATGGACCAAGCGGTGCAACGCTATGACAAGGATGGCGATCAGCACTACGACATCATTTCAGCCTTCATTAAATCCATCCGCGGCTCTGACGTGGATGCCGCCCTGCACTACCTGGCGCGCATGCTTTCAGCGGGGGAGGACCCACGCTTTATCGCCCGCCGCCTGATGATTTCGGCCAGTGAAGACATTGGCATGGCCGATCCCACCGCGCTGCCCCTCGCCGTCGCCGCAGCACAGTCGGTACAGCTGACCGGCATGCCCGAAGCACGCATCATGCTCGGTCAAGCCACCGTGCATCTGGCCACTGCACCCAAATCCAATGCTTCCTACAATGCGATCAATGCGGCCCTCGCAGATGTCTCTGAAGGTAAAGGCTCGCTGGTGCCCGATCATCTGCGGGACGCACACTATCCCGGGGCCAAGCAGTTGGGTCACGGTGTCGGATATATTTACGCACACGACGCACCACATTCCATCGCCGCCCAGCAGTACCTGCCCGATGACCTAGTGGGGACCAACTACTATGACCCGACCGTCAACGGTGCAGAAAAAACGATCGGACCACGTCTAGCGAGGCTGCGCGAGATCATCCGTGGCAAGGACCCCAAGCGCGGTCAACGTCGGCGCTAA
- the dtd gene encoding D-aminoacyl-tRNA deacylase yields MRAVVQVASTAHVEVEQQIVGELSSPGLVVLLGITHDDDQATARKVAEKIWRLRILSDETSAEAASAPLLVISQFTLYGSVRKGRRPSWSDAAPGAVSEPLYEYFVSYLRELGAHVETGRFGAMMGVHLVNSGPMTLIVDSADLA; encoded by the coding sequence ATGCGCGCAGTAGTCCAGGTGGCCTCCACCGCACATGTAGAAGTTGAGCAACAGATCGTTGGGGAATTGTCCTCACCGGGTCTGGTCGTCTTGCTGGGCATCACCCATGATGATGACCAGGCCACCGCGCGTAAAGTTGCGGAGAAGATTTGGCGACTGCGGATCTTGTCCGATGAGACGAGTGCCGAAGCGGCTTCGGCTCCCCTGTTGGTGATCAGTCAGTTCACGCTCTACGGGTCGGTGCGTAAGGGGCGGCGTCCTTCATGGTCTGATGCGGCTCCTGGCGCGGTGAGCGAACCACTGTATGAGTACTTCGTCTCTTACCTTCGGGAGCTGGGTGCTCACGTTGAGACCGGACGCTTTGGCGCCATGATGGGCGTTCACTTAGTCAATTCCGGACCGATGACGCTGATTGTTGACTCTGCGGATCTGGCCTAG